Below is a genomic region from Ascaphus truei isolate aAscTru1 chromosome 5, aAscTru1.hap1, whole genome shotgun sequence.
AAGCTTCATACATGCCGAAACATAGGTTGGGGTAGTTCGTGTGTCTCCTACGGTGCCCTGCGGTCTGACTGCCCTGATTTCGTGCCTTCTGAGACCGGAGGAACCAGTGTCCTGTAACTGCTGTTTACCACACTGCAGCTTGTTAGCTGTCAGTGTCTTGATGAGACCAGAGGATCTTGTGCTCTGCCAGCTGCTGCATACCGCGCTATATCTCATTAGCTACCGGTCTCCGTGAGTTCAGGAGAGGAAGCTCTCCGCCATGTTTTCAGCGGTTGCTGCCTCCATGCATATATAATTGTTTGTTGCAAGCTATTCCAATTAATTATCTGGACAGATCATTGATCTTGGATCCGGATTGTGACTTGTTTACAGCATGCTGGAAGTCATGAATTGTTATTGGACTCACTAATCCCTATTTTTTCTGACCTATTCTATATTGGAGTGTAACATTGTATTTACAGCTTCATACATCCTTTACAAGGGTTGGCGTTTACATTTCATGGCCTCCTATATTTTCTCCTGCCAGGTGTGGTGTCAGTTATGTGGGGATGTCTTGTTCACCTTGAACCAGTTCACACCGGACGGTGCTTTAAGGGTCAAAGTGAAAAATATTTTTTCACCAGAACCTATGTGATCACTTCTCATATTGTGTATTCAACTAAGTGCAGTTTTACACTACTAGACTTATTGTCAGCTCTGCATCTTCACAATTTATTAATTGCAGGCAGTCCGTGCAGGTAGTAAAGGTCTCCTCAGGAATGTTTAACtatgttttgtgtattttttttgataTTGCTTGAATACATGTTTGTATTTTTGGATATGCTAGCGTGCTTATTTTGGGCTtctgtttgtttcttgttttcATATATTTAGCTGTGATATGGCAAAGAAGACTATTGAaaataacaaaagcttaaagatgAAGCAGTGACTTCTGATTGGGAAGAGGCAAATCCTCACATTGAAACAAGACAACAGATCAACAATGAAAGGCAGAACTCATCATAAAAAGTGGAGGCCATCTACATGAAATAATACAAGATGATAACACAGAGCATAATCTATCAGAGGAATAGCAAGAAGAAGCCACCAATGATATCACATATCACATCACACTGCCATCTATACagtagcacttattccctcacctactgtctctgtaagttccccatcaaaactcttaaattgtaagctcttcggggcagggatttcctttcttattgtctgattttgctgcacttattgtataattataaatttataattccctgtactgtattctttgtgaagcactgagtacacttttggcgctatataaataaagacatacaatacaatacatgtgaagaattgttcaagacacaGAATTGGGAAGAAAAGGGAATCAAAATTAATAGTGAATATTTGACTCATACAATGTACAGTaaacctacttacagacagctgtttcgatccTTTTGAGTCTCATCCGTGTGAGAAAAGTTATCAATATAGCAAACAAATGATCCTGGTGCTATCAGCAAAAGTGGCTTTCCAATGCCaccatgtacatactgtatacaggaatCATATGCCGGGGCGACTCCATGCCATCTCTTCCTctgtaaagtgtgttaacccttcagttatttgactaaccttaatacttgccccacaaatcaagcatcccaatagtttCTATTGATGATGATGGGCAGATTTTCTATTGCAGTTGATGGGCAGATTTGGAatgtattttatgtctttatttgtaattCTATTTGGCTGTGTTAGCGTCAGTTTTGCTGAATCGCATGTGATACTCACTGCGCCAAAAAAAGATCAATAAAGCCACAACCAGGGAATGGCAACAACATAAAAAAGACGGAAAATAAAGTCATCTTGTAAAAAGTTTCATATGGAGATTTCAGTTTTTGATTTAAAAATGGCAAAAAGAAGAGGCACAGTCATTATATACTTAATAATGTTAATTTTTAACATGTTAAAAAAATACAGTCACATCAAAAGGAGAACAGTTAAAAAAACTGTAGCAGATGACATATGAAAATAGTGTGcatatattttatacattaaATCTACAATATTTACCATTGCtggtacattttattttttttagagcaGTGTTGGCTGCTTAGCATATAGTACAGCTTTATTAGGAATCACAGAACCATAATTAAGACATGGAGGGTATTACATCAGTCACATTGTATTTACAGAATATGCATATAATTCTAAACTGGTGGGAATAATCAGTACACGGATAACCAATAATAATTACAATTAGAATGTTATCATTTGTTTCAGTGTAGTGTTTAGCCATTGTTAACACACTGCATTTTGCAGTCCTTCGTATTAGCAAGGTGATTAAAATTGCCATGTACTGGTACATAAATCACACTTTTGCAGACATTACTACTGGAAAACTAGCTATTTTCTTTTACAAACATCTTACTTCTGTACCTTAAACGTGGAAACAAACTAAAAATTTGCATCTCCTTTATCCAACTCAACACCAAGTGAAAGAAAATGAACACCGCTAAGTACATAAGGTATTGTGTGTTCTccctgcaacaacaaaaaaaagtgttATGATGTAGTCCTACTTTGGTTTGTAAAGCTGCTCAGTGAAAGCTGAAATTACTTAAATTATACTCATTTTCTAGAACAGTTAAAGAAAAATCAAAGGAAAAACGTGTCAATCAAAAAACCAGCTAAAAACCCCACTCAAGATGATGCTTGGATATATAGCAGACAATTCAAATTGATTCCCCTTCTCTTAACCATTAGTGTCATTCCAGCACAAAATGCATTCGTTATTAAAAGGTGTGATGGTGTAATGATAAAACAGCAGACATTAGAAGCCAAGGCACATAGTGAAAGACGCATGCTGCTGGCACAGAGTTCATGATTATTGAAGGTGGAAGAAGACTCGGCTCAAAGGACGTATGAAATAATGAAAAAACCCAAGAACGGTGCTCTCTGTGCAATGTTTACCCATTCAGTGAGCAACTGGGAAGTGTTATGTTCGCTGACGTAAAGACTTCCATGGGGGAACACGTACAAAACAGGGAGGAAGAAAAAGGGGATAATTATAGGAAATAGTGCTAACATCCATAGTTTTTTCTCCCCATAGAGCACATGTAAACAATACTATTAGTTCTGAAAAAACCCCAGCAAGATGGCAAAATAATGGGGGGAAATGTCTGAAGATTACAAACATATGCTTAAGGTAAACAGTGTTGGACATTATAATCTAATCAAGTAGCTGATGATTTACCCCCTGTACGGCCAGATGAAATCTGCAAAAACATGGCAGGCACCTCTGGCAGCAATAGGGTTAAATCTGCAGACGAGGCTAGATtattgcaggagtggccaactccagtcctcaagggccaccaacgactgtcaacgactgagccacctgtgctgaagcaggaatatcctgaaaacctgacctgttggtggcgcttgaggaatggagttggctgcccctgcatTATTGCATTGCTGGCTCTGACGTAGGTGAAAGTGCCAAAAGGCACCAGTTGCCCTTTTAACCCTGTTGCTGCCAAAGAGGCCATGCATTGCTCATCCCCTTCCCCTACCCACAACGCAGTTAATGTTTTAATAGAAGTGCATTTCAGTATTCAGTTACGTAAGGAACGTTTGCTGTAAACCCCTTCGGTATTGGAAAGACCTGCCATTGGTTTGAGGCATTACTGACAACTGGGTTTGTTAACAGTTGAAGCCAATTTCAGCTGGGCTTGTAGGGGCTATACTAGCCTTTTTAGTATATTAACAGAGGCAGCTATCATTATGCAGTCTTCCAAGTGACGCTTGGTATTAACCCTATCGGTACTTGAAAAGCTTGCTATGTGTTGAGGGGTTAAGGGAAATGTGGTGAATTAAAGGCAGAGCTCAATCTCAGTTAGGTTTTCTGCAGGTTTCACATTGATGTCCCGTACATTATTgcgttatatttatttttatatgggGTGAACTCATCCTCTACATCTCACACCTGGCACAGCACTTTCTAATCAATATACATATGGTGTCCACTGGACACAAAGCATCTTTACAATGCGAGTCTTGTACAGCAAGTTGTTCATCTAAAGGTTGGGAGATACATTGAAGCTAATGGACTAACCTGGGCAGCGTCTATAGCCTCTAGTCTTTTACACATTTGAGGCACTTCCAAAAGTTTGCTAAAAGCAGAATAAAAATCAAAGGACTTTGCAAACTTGGGTAAAGAGGTTACTTCAAATCATGTCTTATATATCCCCCATCTGTACACAACAGAGTACTTTGATGTACCACACATTGAGTTATCTTTTATCTTTAGAAACAAAATGCACTCAACCCTACATTTGCACACCTGGCGAAGCACTTCGAAGGGCCTTTAATACCAAGTtgctcagaaatgtgtaaaaaaaaaaaaccatacaggAGCCCCATGTTATTTTCAATTCAAACAGTGTGTAGTGTAGAAGTGCGGAAGTCATGCGACTAGTGAAATATATGGTAACAACTGGTCTTTACAGCGTGACTATTCTAATTGACGGAACTGCTAAAAGTTAATTGCATTAACACGGGGAGATAATTATTTTAACTCCATTGTGTATGTAGGTGTAGACTGCAGTGTGATATACGCAAACAGATGGTTAAATAGATATTCCAGATATATGGCGTTTGAAACATCTCTAACAAGAGATGACCCAACCCGCTGCATGTTACTTTATTTCTAGGGGTTGGGAGATGAGGTCTTTCTGCagcttactgtactgtatgctcagATAACAGATTTGTCAATTGACAAATATTTGAAACAAATTGTGTGACCAAAACCTTACAGCAGAATTGTGTAATGGGGGCACGTTAATACAATTTAGGCTACTTCTgcttaataaataaatacttcaTATAAAAATGCAAAGGAATGTACATGAAAAATGACATGCCTCATCTGTTTTTTAGGTCTGAAATTACCCATATCTTATGATTATTTTTAACATGCAGCTTGTTTGTTGAAGCATTCATGTAAGTGTTGTGGTGTACGTTGAAATTCCAGATTTcattattttaaattaattaaaaagatttcaaaatcTTCTATACAGAACAGCATTACAGCAAATATGCCTGCGTTATATTTGATATACTGCCCTGCTAAAACAAAGCAACCTAAGCGGTTTGTGTGTTCTTTCTTTGGAACAACTAAAGCATACAATAAACTGTTTTTCACAGCATCACGGATTCATGCATGATTATTCCATCCCGAGGATTTCTGAACTGTTGAGTAGCAACTCCAGGGTTTGAATGCAGATAACGGGGCGGAGTTGCTTGTTCACGGTGTGGAGTCCTATGTCTTACTGGAGTATTAACAGAAAAGGATGAGAAATTATAGCCCTGACTTGCTGACTGTTGAAAGGTCGGAGATTGTTGCAAATTTGATAAGTAACTTCGGGAGACCTCTTTGTTTAAGGGTTGTCCAAATGTCGCATCTGGAAAGTACCGGTCGTCCGCGTGATAATCTACTGGTGGAATTATATACCGGTTTTCCTTCTGATTAAAATTGCCTAGTCGTAGAGTTGTGCTTTCGTCAGCAGGTAGGACTTCTATTCTTGTGGAAGGAGATGTAACAGGATATTGTCTATTAGTGGAATTCACAGGCATTTTATCTGGAGGAAAATCAAAGTTATGTCCATACGATCTACTAGGCGGGCTGACCCAATTTATAGGTGAGTGATGGTCACTATTCAATCTACTAGCTGAATACTTTGAGTCTTCATGGTAAACAGGTGGGTTGCTATAGGATGGTGGTGGCTGTTTCCCCTGGTCAGTGCCCTGAAACTGTGCATAGCGTACTGGAGACTGTGGCTGTACAACAATTCCTGAACTTTCTGCTACTCTTGGTGGACTGGAGCCTTTAATAGGATGCCGTGATGAAGTACTAGTTGAGTAAACTATATGTTTTGGAGTAAGAGACTCGGACCGATGCCTTGTGTCCCCAACATGATTCTCATTGTCATTTTCAGCTACAGAAACATTGTCATACTGCGATGCATTGGACCCTCTCTTGACTTCATTAACATCCATAACCCTACTTCTTTGCTTAACAATTACAGTTTGAGACTCAGATTGACTTGAAACACCATAGGCTGGTGGTCTACCTCTGCCATCACCCATGTGCTTTAGGACGGCATCCTTATTTTTGGGTTCTGTAGGTTTATTCCACTTAGGAGTGACGGCCTTTGATGCATTAGAAGTAGCATTTGAGTTCTGGTTAGCTGCAGCATGATCATATAGTTTAACATTATCTTGCGGGGCCATTATGGGCTGTGGGTGTTTCCTATGTTCCATATCGGCTTTAGTCTGCTCTGCACGGTAGTCTGCAGGTCCTCTCTTCGCTGATTTTAAGTTAGACTTTTCCATTGAGTTCTTTCTCCTTTCATTGTTTGGGGACCCTTGCTGCACCTTATTGGGAGAAGGTACTTGGTctgctttaacatgtgaaggcagtttgtttgtgttcttttgtCCATTTATAATATGATTCAAAACAACTGGGGGAGGCTCAGCAGGAACTTGGCCCAGTGGTTTCTTGGGAAACTCTTCATCTTTGCCTAGGATAAACAAGAAAGTAAAGACAATTATAACATTGCTATTACTAATACAGCAATTGGAAAGAggtaatattcatacagtacatccaccatatcaaaactaaagctgtttcacattttaatctggtctgtaactgctacatacgtctataatatatacattatctctagctgtgcatgcaatgtcttttatataatgtatacgcTGTTCAGTTAtgttactgtatttgtaaccatgtattatttgtcatcttaacactctgcccaggacatacttgaaaatgagaggtaactctcaatgtattacttccagttaaactttttataaataaaataaatatggacaATAGTTATTTATAACGTATTACTTTATAAAAGGATCTACTCTAATCCACTAACTGCTTTACACAGGATCTGAATCACTTGAAGGAGCTCAATACATTGCAGTTCTACCCTAAAATGAAGATCTGTACCTTACATTGCTTGATCATGTACAGACTCTCTGAATAATGTGTCTCAATGGTTCAAATATAGACATTTTCCCCTTGCATATGTTAAAAAAAtactttgtttattttatatacacCAAAATTAATTACCTATGTGCTTTTCAATTTAGCAGTTAGCTCATAGAAAATCCATTTGTGCTCAACATTGATTTAATGTATTAATTTCTAAAAATTTTGCAGATGATTCAGCCAATTAAAGTAATGGTGAGTCATAAGTGTTAAGCAAAAATGAGCAATCCAAGggcttttttttacacacagaatTGAAGTAGggcgtctccagagctgaaccccattcatttccgtGCCAGGGACCcccccgcttccagagatacttacttaGGGGGTACCGATAGCCGCCctggctgagctagctggggtttaaagctcccgcatcacgcgggccaataggaaaccgaacCTGATGTTCTGGTTTCCAATTGGCCTGCAGGACCAaggagctttgaaacgccgcgATTACATGGACCCTGGTAgcagagcggctaccagcacccccctactcaggtaagtactgtatatccagaagcatggggtccctggagctgaaatgaatggggtcagctctggagaacccctgcttcaatcctgtgcacaccccccccccccccaaagatttatgtttaaaaaattttttttataaataaacgcTTGGATTGGCGCTTTAAAGAGAGTTGGGCAGAATGCATATTCAGCAAATGTATTCACACGACTGCATATAGCAAGACAATATCTGCATATAGCAAGACAATATCTGCATATAGCAAGACAATATCTGTATGCACTCCTTTTCCACCCAATGCTATTTAAGGCAGGCTACACACCAGTTCAACTGTAATCCCAATGTCTTCATGTAATAATGGTGTTTAACATCTCAATAAAATCGAAGCTGTAAAATAATCAAGATCTATTATATGAGACGATGGACGTCCCGGTTTCCCTCCGTGCGCTGCCACGAGCAGCACTGAGCATTTCTGTTGTCTGAACGCCACGTTCTGTAATGTCCTCTTTGAATGTGCCAGTGAGAAGGTCCATTTGGTAACAGCAAAAGGGGGCGCACAAAACGgagatatttttaaataaaatggtcaaTTGAGATTGTTTTTAGCAGATTTATTTACCCGTGTTGAAAGTACCCATTCTGCGAATGTATTAACATTGCATCTTCCTGTCATCTATAGAGAACTGTGAGGTATGTGAAGTTACATTGATGGCTATGATGATGGAAACTTCCTGTACCGTAAATACAGTATCACTAAAGCTGGCAACATAGCTGTTCCATATTTTACTATTGTTTTTGTAAAGAACAAGAAAACGACAAAGTTTGAGTTGTCCCCCGTCTTTAACATTACCTGgcaattcagaattttttagttctttcctccccctcccacaacAACTGCTTCTAACATTGTTCCCAGCCTGTTTCTAGGGCATTAATGGGAGTTTGATCAGGGACCCTTCAAGCTACTCTTAAATCTTGGGAGCAAAATCTACTTAATGCACCTTCTTTAAAGTGCCGATTTATATTATTGATGATCTTATACCACCGATGAACTAAGTGTTTATTATTGATGAACTGATACTGTTGACAAACGGAGTTTAAGTACAAATCAATGGATACATGAATGTAGTGTATTtattttgacttttttttagtttaagcaatacagtacacacacacctttgCTCATAAGGCTCAATTTTGTTTTATGTTGGAGTCTTCTCAAACCCTGTATATAGCAATTTAAAATGTAGGTTATATGGACGTTATAAACAACACCTTGGTTACAAATGTACTCATTGAAGTGAAACAGCAAGTCGCACTGTATCAATGTACTGTACGCACATTTAGGGCCATGTTTGCCAagaagtcttctgccataagactgCTTTCCAGCTCTGGAAGACCTTACACCCCATCgatttgaataggctgtaagaAGTCTTACGGGGCTAAAAAGTGACTAATGGCAGAAGGCGGCTTTAAAAGAGGGACCTTAATCCCTCGAAATGTGAACCCTTCTGGATGAACACTTCTACATGTGCACTTTTACATACAAACAATGCCAGCCTAGCACCCCCGCTATCGAGTTTGAATTTtatagggggggggaaatgacacTGTAGTAGGAGCCCAGTGTTCCTAAAACAAAGAATGTTAATCAGGAAATGTACTTTATGGTAAAATAGCAGAGGTTATCATGACTTAGCTGGGTCATGGATTGTTGGAGCAGTTACTTATTGGGGTTCTACTGGGTAGTTTTTCAAATTGACAAAACCTGGCTTCATAGCATATGTGTAATTAATACATTCAGGTTATACTGGTGGAAtgaaacacacacaatcacacacaatcacacacaatcacacacaatcacacacacgtaTCTGTTGTTTCTTTTTTGCACAAGTGGTGGCATTGACAAACTGTTTAAGCTGCTGTAAGATGACTTGTTCTGACATGGCTCCTTCTAGGATACTGATAAGATAGCTCAATGCCTACACCAAGGCCCCTCCCACAAAGGGGCCTGAGTGGCCCTTGGACGGTCTACTCGTGCTAAGTTCATTGCAGTTACATGCCATTTACCATAATGGAACTTGCTTCTAAGCACGCCTACTATAAATATATGATATAGATAAAATAGATGCTTCGATGTAGGTATCATATTTTTGAAGTCTTTTTACATTACATGATTGCTCTTGTATTCTTCCTATTCA
It encodes:
- the USP6NL gene encoding USP6 N-terminal-like protein isoform X2, which translates into the protein MYSDAEQDAAIKAAIERAEIVAKYDKGREGAKIEPWEDADYLLYKVTDRFGFLHEQELPDYDVVTERQKHLEIERTTKWLKMLKGWDKYKNSEKLNRRIYKGMPLQLRGQVWSLILDVPKLKDERKGLYGILKQRARHLSPDIRQIDLDVNRTFRDHIMFRDRYGLMQQALFHVLAAYSLYNTEVGYCQGMSQITALLLMYMNEEDAFWALVKLFSGPKHAMHGFFVPGFPKLLRFQEHHDKILKKFMPKLKQHFESQEVYTSLYTMKWFFQCFLDRTPFTLNLRIWDIYILEGDRVLTAMSYTILKLHKKYLMKLSMEELIEFLQEALAKEFFFEDDFVVDQLQLSMTELKRAKLDLPPPGKDEEFPKKPLGQVPAEPPPVVLNHIINGQKNTNKLPSHVKADQVPSPNKVQQGSPNNERRKNSMEKSNLKSAKRGPADYRAEQTKADMEHRKHPQPIMAPQDNVKLYDHAAANQNSNATSNASKAVTPKWNKPTEPKNKDAVLKHMGDGRGRPPAYGVSSQSESQTVIVKQRSRVMDVNEVKRGSNASQYDNVSVAENDNENHVGDTRHRSESLTPKHIVYSTSTSSRHPIKGSSPPRVAESSGIVVQPQSPVRYAQFQGTDQGKQPPPSYSNPPVYHEDSKYSASRLNSDHHSPINWVSPPSRSYGHNFDFPPDKMPVNSTNRQYPVTSPSTRIEVLPADESTTLRLGNFNQKENRYIIPPVDYHADDRYFPDATFGQPLNKEVSRSYLSNLQQSPTFQQSASQGYNFSSFSVNTPVRHRTPHREQATPPRYLHSNPGVATQQFRNPRDGIIMHESVML
- the USP6NL gene encoding USP6 N-terminal-like protein isoform X1, with translation MIQVLQIVKELVSPSRRRAATEKKDSDAEQDAAIKAAIERAEIVAKYDKGREGAKIEPWEDADYLLYKVTDRFGFLHEQELPDYDVVTERQKHLEIERTTKWLKMLKGWDKYKNSEKLNRRIYKGMPLQLRGQVWSLILDVPKLKDERKGLYGILKQRARHLSPDIRQIDLDVNRTFRDHIMFRDRYGLMQQALFHVLAAYSLYNTEVGYCQGMSQITALLLMYMNEEDAFWALVKLFSGPKHAMHGFFVPGFPKLLRFQEHHDKILKKFMPKLKQHFESQEVYTSLYTMKWFFQCFLDRTPFTLNLRIWDIYILEGDRVLTAMSYTILKLHKKYLMKLSMEELIEFLQEALAKEFFFEDDFVVDQLQLSMTELKRAKLDLPPPGKDEEFPKKPLGQVPAEPPPVVLNHIINGQKNTNKLPSHVKADQVPSPNKVQQGSPNNERRKNSMEKSNLKSAKRGPADYRAEQTKADMEHRKHPQPIMAPQDNVKLYDHAAANQNSNATSNASKAVTPKWNKPTEPKNKDAVLKHMGDGRGRPPAYGVSSQSESQTVIVKQRSRVMDVNEVKRGSNASQYDNVSVAENDNENHVGDTRHRSESLTPKHIVYSTSTSSRHPIKGSSPPRVAESSGIVVQPQSPVRYAQFQGTDQGKQPPPSYSNPPVYHEDSKYSASRLNSDHHSPINWVSPPSRSYGHNFDFPPDKMPVNSTNRQYPVTSPSTRIEVLPADESTTLRLGNFNQKENRYIIPPVDYHADDRYFPDATFGQPLNKEVSRSYLSNLQQSPTFQQSASQGYNFSSFSVNTPVRHRTPHREQATPPRYLHSNPGVATQQFRNPRDGIIMHESVML
- the USP6NL gene encoding USP6 N-terminal-like protein isoform X3, which translates into the protein MLKGWDKYKNSEKLNRRIYKGMPLQLRGQVWSLILDVPKLKDERKGLYGILKQRARHLSPDIRQIDLDVNRTFRDHIMFRDRYGLMQQALFHVLAAYSLYNTEVGYCQGMSQITALLLMYMNEEDAFWALVKLFSGPKHAMHGFFVPGFPKLLRFQEHHDKILKKFMPKLKQHFESQEVYTSLYTMKWFFQCFLDRTPFTLNLRIWDIYILEGDRVLTAMSYTILKLHKKYLMKLSMEELIEFLQEALAKEFFFEDDFVVDQLQLSMTELKRAKLDLPPPGKDEEFPKKPLGQVPAEPPPVVLNHIINGQKNTNKLPSHVKADQVPSPNKVQQGSPNNERRKNSMEKSNLKSAKRGPADYRAEQTKADMEHRKHPQPIMAPQDNVKLYDHAAANQNSNATSNASKAVTPKWNKPTEPKNKDAVLKHMGDGRGRPPAYGVSSQSESQTVIVKQRSRVMDVNEVKRGSNASQYDNVSVAENDNENHVGDTRHRSESLTPKHIVYSTSTSSRHPIKGSSPPRVAESSGIVVQPQSPVRYAQFQGTDQGKQPPPSYSNPPVYHEDSKYSASRLNSDHHSPINWVSPPSRSYGHNFDFPPDKMPVNSTNRQYPVTSPSTRIEVLPADESTTLRLGNFNQKENRYIIPPVDYHADDRYFPDATFGQPLNKEVSRSYLSNLQQSPTFQQSASQGYNFSSFSVNTPVRHRTPHREQATPPRYLHSNPGVATQQFRNPRDGIIMHESVML